Proteins from a single region of Thermotoga maritima MSB8:
- a CDS encoding ferritin-like domain-containing protein yields MKVSDILTVAIRLEEEGERFYRELSEHFNGEIKKTFLELADQERIHAEIFRKMSDQENWDEVDSYLAGYAFYEVFPDTSEILRRKDLTLKEVLDIAISVEKDSIILYYELKDGLVNSDAQKTVKKIIDQEKEHLRKLLEMKREST; encoded by the coding sequence ATGAAAGTAAGCGACATTCTGACAGTGGCCATCAGGCTGGAAGAGGAAGGCGAAAGATTCTACAGGGAACTATCAGAACATTTTAATGGAGAGATAAAGAAGACTTTCCTTGAGCTTGCCGATCAGGAAAGGATTCATGCGGAAATCTTTAGAAAGATGTCAGACCAGGAAAACTGGGATGAGGTGGATTCTTATCTCGCGGGATACGCTTTCTATGAAGTTTTTCCTGACACGAGTGAAATTTTAAGGAGAAAGGATCTAACCTTGAAAGAGGTTCTGGATATAGCCATATCCGTTGAAAAAGACAGCATAATTCTCTACTATGAACTCAAAGATGGTCTTGTGAATTCCGATGCACAGAAAACAGTGAAAAAGATCATCGATCAGGAAAAAGAACATCTAAGAAAGCTTCTCGAGATGAAACGTGAAAGTACCTGA
- a CDS encoding CPBP family intramembrane glutamic endopeptidase: MVKRISEISFLSVLIGLFLGWYFVFQVNMLDFWWRMFMTTLIFSVISIFLGGKRNIKPNKYEAPLAIYSAVAAYLLFVVGYLISLLIPPFHRDVVSVYGLAEGQNALKVIILLVFIAFFEEIIWRGFVTEFLLQRLDVVPSILISSLLYSVVHVFTGNMALIVGAFVLGIILSLLYVITGKVSTPAFAHALWSLLIFVVLPLKGGF; this comes from the coding sequence ATGGTTAAAAGAATCTCTGAGATAAGTTTCCTTTCAGTTTTGATCGGACTTTTTTTAGGATGGTATTTCGTCTTTCAGGTGAATATGCTCGATTTCTGGTGGAGAATGTTCATGACCACTCTGATTTTTTCTGTGATTTCGATCTTTCTTGGCGGAAAGAGGAACATAAAGCCAAATAAGTACGAGGCGCCCCTTGCGATCTACTCCGCTGTAGCAGCTTATCTTCTTTTCGTCGTTGGATATTTGATTTCGCTTTTGATTCCTCCGTTTCACAGGGATGTTGTCAGTGTTTACGGACTCGCGGAAGGGCAAAATGCATTGAAAGTGATCATTCTTCTCGTGTTCATAGCCTTTTTTGAAGAGATCATATGGCGTGGTTTTGTAACAGAATTCCTTCTCCAACGGCTGGACGTTGTTCCTTCAATACTGATCTCTTCGCTTCTTTACAGCGTAGTCCACGTGTTCACTGGAAATATGGCTTTGATAGTGGGGGCGTTTGTCCTTGGGATAATTCTTTCTCTTCTTTATGTGATCACTGGAAAGGTCAGCACACCAGCTTTTGCGCATGCGCTGTGGAGCCTTCTCATATTCGTTGTTTTGCCTCTGAAAGGGGGTTTTTGA
- the dapA gene encoding 4-hydroxy-tetrahydrodipicolinate synthase has translation MFRGVGTAIVTPFKNGELDLESYERLVRYQLENGVNALIVLGTTGESPTVNEDEREKLVSRTLEIVDGKIPVIVGAGTNSTEKTLKLVKQAEKLGANGVLVVTPYYNKPTQEGLYQHYKYISERTDLGIVVYNVPGRTGVNVLPETAARIAADLKNVVGIKEANPDIDQIDRTVSLTKQARSDFMVWSGNDDRTFYLLCAGGDGVISVVSNVAPKQMVELCAEYFSGNLEKSREVHRKLRPLMKALFVETNPIPVKAALNLMGFIENELRLPLVPASEKTVELLRNVLKESGLL, from the coding sequence ATGTTCAGAGGAGTAGGAACTGCTATCGTTACACCATTCAAAAATGGTGAGCTTGATCTTGAGTCTTACGAGAGGCTTGTCAGGTATCAGCTCGAAAACGGCGTCAACGCGTTGATCGTCCTTGGAACGACAGGTGAATCACCAACCGTCAACGAAGACGAGAGAGAAAAGCTCGTTTCCAGAACTCTCGAGATCGTCGATGGGAAAATCCCTGTGATCGTGGGAGCGGGAACGAATTCCACCGAAAAAACGCTGAAACTCGTCAAGCAGGCGGAAAAACTCGGAGCGAACGGAGTTCTTGTGGTCACCCCGTATTACAACAAGCCCACACAGGAAGGACTCTATCAGCACTACAAGTACATCTCTGAGAGAACGGATCTCGGGATCGTTGTTTACAACGTGCCCGGAAGAACCGGTGTGAACGTTCTCCCGGAAACTGCTGCAAGGATCGCTGCGGACCTCAAGAACGTGGTGGGAATAAAAGAGGCGAACCCGGATATAGACCAGATAGACAGGACGGTATCACTGACAAAACAGGCAAGAAGCGATTTCATGGTGTGGTCCGGCAACGATGATAGAACGTTCTATCTCCTCTGCGCGGGTGGAGACGGCGTCATCTCTGTTGTGTCGAACGTGGCACCGAAACAGATGGTAGAACTCTGCGCAGAGTACTTCAGCGGAAACCTCGAAAAATCGAGGGAGGTTCACAGAAAACTCAGACCTCTCATGAAGGCACTGTTCGTGGAAACAAATCCGATACCAGTTAAAGCCGCTTTGAATCTCATGGGATTCATCGAGAACGAGCTGAGACTACCGCTTGTACCTGCCAGTGAAAAGACGGTGGAACTTCTCAGAAACGTTCTCAAGGAGAGTGGATTGCTATGA
- a CDS encoding GH12 family glycosyl hydrolase domain-containing protein yields MVVLMTKPGTSDFVWNGIPLSMELNLWNIKEYSGSVAMKFDGEKITFDADIQNLSPKEPERYVLGYPEFYYGYKPWENHTAEGSKLPVPVSSMKSFSVEVSFDIHHEPSLPLNFAMETWLTREKYQTEASIGDVEIMVWFYFNNLTPGGEKIEEFTIPFVLNGESVEGTWELWLAEWGWDYLAFRLKDPVKKGRVKFDVRHFLDAAGKALSSSARVKDFEDLYFTVWEIGTEFGSPETKSAQFGWKFENFSIDLEVRE; encoded by the coding sequence ATGGTGGTACTGATGACAAAACCGGGAACATCGGATTTTGTATGGAATGGCATTCCCCTTTCCATGGAGCTGAATCTGTGGAACATAAAGGAATACTCCGGTTCTGTAGCTATGAAATTCGACGGTGAAAAGATAACTTTCGATGCGGACATTCAGAATCTTTCTCCGAAAGAACCGGAAAGGTATGTTCTCGGTTATCCCGAGTTTTATTACGGTTACAAACCATGGGAAAATCACACAGCAGAAGGTTCGAAACTTCCGGTACCAGTTTCTTCTATGAAATCATTTTCCGTCGAAGTTTCTTTCGATATTCACCACGAACCGTCTCTGCCTTTGAACTTTGCCATGGAAACATGGCTCACAAGAGAAAAGTACCAGACGGAAGCATCGATCGGCGATGTTGAAATCATGGTCTGGTTCTATTTCAACAATCTCACACCCGGAGGCGAAAAGATAGAAGAGTTCACGATCCCGTTCGTGCTGAACGGAGAGAGTGTCGAAGGCACCTGGGAACTGTGGCTCGCGGAGTGGGGATGGGACTACCTCGCTTTCCGCTTGAAGGATCCCGTGAAGAAGGGAAGGGTGAAGTTCGACGTGAGGCATTTTCTTGATGCCGCCGGAAAAGCTCTTTCGAGTTCTGCTCGAGTGAAAGATTTTGAAGATCTTTACTTCACCGTCTGGGAAATCGGAACCGAGTTTGGAAGTCCGGAAACAAAAAGTGCACAGTTCGGGTGGAAGTTTGAAAACTTCTCTATTGATCTGGAGGTGAGAGAATGA
- a CDS encoding NAD(P)/FAD-dependent oxidoreductase — protein sequence MKIEFDVVVVGAGPSGLSCAYVLAKNGLKVAVVEKGEYPGSKNVMGGVLYVHPLKEIMPDFLEKAANSKALERNVIEQNLWLLGNEGVIKIGHRNVEWKENPNAFTVLRANFDRWFAQEVEKAGALIIPKTKVEDFLRNEKGEIAGVVTSRPKGEIHSKAVVIAEGVNPILTMKAGLRKEDLKPHMVAVAVKEVISVPEDVVNRVFGVEGNDGATIELLGSWSEGMFGMGFLYANRSSVSLGCGVLLEDLRKKKIKPYQLLENLKNHPVISDMLGEYRNNTMEYLAHLIPEGGYYAMPKVYGDRVLVCGDAAMLVNSIHREGSNHAITSGRLAAETLLEAFEKGDFSEKILKNYYLRLKESFILKDLEKYKDLMPTMEKNHQFVEIYPDLANDALKRFLQVDGTPKWDVQKQIADMVLSRRSLIGISLDLLRFWRAVR from the coding sequence ATGAAGATAGAATTCGACGTTGTCGTCGTTGGTGCTGGCCCTTCTGGTCTGTCCTGCGCATACGTTCTTGCCAAGAATGGTCTCAAAGTTGCGGTCGTGGAGAAAGGAGAATATCCGGGTTCCAAAAACGTGATGGGAGGGGTTCTCTACGTACATCCTCTGAAAGAGATCATGCCAGATTTTCTGGAAAAAGCGGCAAATTCGAAAGCTCTTGAAAGAAACGTTATAGAGCAGAACCTTTGGCTCCTCGGAAATGAAGGTGTCATCAAGATCGGTCACAGAAACGTGGAATGGAAAGAAAATCCGAATGCATTCACTGTTTTGAGGGCAAACTTTGACAGATGGTTTGCCCAGGAGGTGGAAAAAGCAGGTGCCCTGATCATACCAAAAACCAAGGTGGAAGACTTCCTGAGGAACGAAAAAGGAGAAATAGCAGGCGTGGTGACCTCGAGACCAAAGGGAGAAATACACAGCAAGGCGGTTGTGATCGCGGAGGGTGTGAATCCCATCCTCACGATGAAAGCTGGGCTCAGGAAGGAAGATCTGAAACCACACATGGTGGCCGTTGCTGTGAAAGAGGTGATCAGTGTTCCTGAAGATGTGGTGAACAGGGTCTTCGGTGTGGAGGGAAACGATGGAGCAACGATAGAACTTCTTGGAAGCTGGTCTGAAGGTATGTTCGGAATGGGATTTCTTTACGCCAACAGATCTTCCGTATCTCTGGGTTGTGGGGTTCTCCTTGAAGATCTCAGAAAAAAGAAGATCAAGCCGTATCAACTTCTTGAGAATTTGAAAAATCACCCTGTCATTTCCGATATGCTGGGAGAATACAGAAACAACACGATGGAGTATCTGGCACATTTGATACCTGAAGGTGGATACTACGCGATGCCGAAGGTCTATGGAGACAGGGTTCTGGTCTGTGGAGATGCGGCAATGCTTGTGAACTCTATACATAGAGAAGGATCGAATCACGCGATCACATCGGGAAGACTCGCTGCTGAAACACTTCTCGAAGCTTTTGAAAAGGGAGATTTTTCTGAAAAAATTCTGAAAAATTACTACCTCAGATTGAAAGAATCCTTCATATTGAAAGACCTGGAAAAGTACAAAGATCTCATGCCCACTATGGAAAAGAACCACCAGTTCGTGGAAATCTATCCGGATCTTGCAAACGATGCTTTGAAGAGATTTCTACAGGTTGACGGAACTCCAAAGTGGGACGTTCAAAAACAGATCGCGGACATGGTACTTTCCAGGAGAAGTTTGATTGGAATCTCCCTTGATCTGCTCAGATTCTGGAGAGCTGTGAGGTGA
- a CDS encoding electron transfer flavoprotein subunit beta/FixA family protein → MNVVVCIKQVPDTTNVRIDRKTNNLVREGVPSIINPDDERALELASQLKEKFGATVYVITMGPPQAKEALKDAIAFGLDEAVHLSDRTFAGADTLATTYTLYWGIKKIEERIGKIDLILTGKQAVDGDTGQVGPGLATRFGYALGAYVVRIEEIDPEKKEMVIVRRLDQGFEKIRLKLPAVLTITDELNKPRYADLPNLIRAIRYEPIVWTHKDLGLDPKKCGFFGSPTRVVSTNIPPARKGGDIISKNEDPEVAAEKLIEALKKFEAVRLVEALKPVLEGEKDE, encoded by the coding sequence ATGAATGTGGTTGTCTGTATCAAACAGGTTCCCGATACAACGAACGTCAGAATCGACAGAAAAACGAACAACCTTGTGAGAGAAGGTGTCCCGTCTATCATAAATCCCGATGATGAAAGGGCACTCGAACTTGCCTCACAATTGAAAGAAAAATTCGGAGCCACGGTTTATGTGATCACTATGGGACCACCGCAGGCGAAAGAGGCTCTGAAGGATGCCATTGCCTTCGGTCTCGATGAAGCAGTCCATTTGAGCGACAGGACGTTCGCGGGAGCGGATACGCTCGCCACGACGTACACACTTTACTGGGGAATAAAGAAGATCGAAGAAAGAATAGGAAAGATAGATCTCATTTTGACAGGAAAGCAGGCGGTGGATGGAGACACCGGTCAGGTGGGACCTGGTCTTGCTACAAGATTCGGATACGCGCTCGGTGCCTACGTCGTTCGAATAGAGGAAATAGATCCAGAGAAAAAAGAGATGGTGATAGTCAGAAGACTGGACCAGGGATTTGAAAAGATACGGCTCAAACTGCCAGCGGTTCTCACAATCACGGATGAGCTGAACAAACCGAGGTACGCAGATCTGCCCAATCTCATCAGGGCGATCAGGTACGAGCCCATCGTCTGGACTCACAAAGATCTGGGTCTCGATCCAAAAAAATGTGGATTCTTTGGATCACCTACAAGGGTTGTGAGCACAAACATACCCCCGGCGAGAAAAGGTGGAGACATCATTTCAAAAAATGAAGATCCGGAAGTGGCAGCGGAGAAACTCATAGAAGCTTTGAAAAAATTTGAAGCCGTTCGACTCGTGGAAGCGTTGAAACCTGTGTTGGAAGGTGAGAAAGATGAGTGA
- the dapF gene encoding diaminopimelate epimerase, with the protein MCYSANGNTFLIVDNTQKRIPEEKKPDFVRENVGDLDGVIFVELVDGKYFMDYYNRDGSMAAFCGNGARAFSQYLIDRGWIKEKEFTFLSRAGEIKVIVDDSIWVRMPGVSEKKEMKVDGYEGYFVVVGVPHFVMEVKGIDELDVEKLGRDLRYKTGANVDFYEVLPDRLKVRTYERGVERETKACGTGVTSVFVVYRDKTGAKEVKIQVPGGTLFLKEENGEIFLRGDVKRCSEE; encoded by the coding sequence GTGTGCTATTCGGCCAATGGGAACACCTTCCTCATAGTTGACAACACGCAAAAGAGGATACCCGAAGAGAAAAAACCAGATTTTGTCAGGGAAAACGTGGGCGATCTGGATGGAGTCATATTCGTGGAGCTGGTCGATGGGAAATACTTCATGGACTACTACAACCGCGATGGGAGTATGGCGGCCTTCTGTGGGAACGGCGCAAGGGCCTTTTCTCAGTACCTCATAGACAGGGGCTGGATCAAAGAAAAAGAATTCACTTTTCTCTCTAGGGCTGGAGAAATAAAGGTGATCGTTGACGACAGTATCTGGGTGAGGATGCCGGGTGTTTCAGAAAAGAAAGAGATGAAGGTGGATGGTTACGAAGGATATTTCGTCGTTGTGGGCGTTCCTCATTTCGTTATGGAAGTGAAAGGAATCGACGAACTGGATGTGGAAAAACTCGGAAGAGATCTCAGGTACAAAACAGGCGCGAACGTGGATTTCTACGAGGTACTTCCCGACCGCCTCAAGGTGAGAACATACGAAAGAGGAGTGGAAAGGGAAACAAAAGCCTGTGGAACGGGTGTTACGTCTGTTTTCGTCGTGTATCGAGATAAAACAGGGGCAAAAGAGGTGAAGATCCAGGTTCCAGGAGGCACACTCTTTCTGAAAGAAGAAAACGGAGAAATCTTTCTCAGGGGGGATGTGAAAAGATGTTCAGAGGAGTAG
- a CDS encoding GH12 family glycosyl hydrolase domain-containing protein produces the protein MRWAVLLMVVFSALLFSSEVVLTSVGATDISFNGFPVTMELNFWNVKSYEGETWLKFDGEKVEFYADLYNIVLQNPDSWVHGYPEIYYGYKPWAGHNSGVEFLPVKVKDLPDFYVTLDYSIWYENNLPINLAMETWITRSPDQTSVSSGDAEIMVWFYNNVLMPGGQKVDEFTTTVEINGVKQETKWDVYFAPWGWDYLAFRLTTPMKEGKVKINVKDFVQKAAEVVKKHSTRIDNFEELYFCVWEIGTEFGDPNTTAAKFGWTFRDFSVEVVK, from the coding sequence ATGAGGTGGGCAGTTCTTCTGATGGTGGTGTTTTCCGCTCTGCTCTTTTCCTCCGAGGTGGTTCTCACGAGCGTTGGTGCAACGGACATTTCCTTCAACGGATTTCCAGTCACCATGGAACTCAACTTCTGGAACGTGAAATCCTATGAAGGAGAAACGTGGCTCAAATTTGATGGAGAAAAGGTTGAGTTCTATGCGGATTTGTACAACATCGTTCTTCAGAATCCAGACAGCTGGGTGCATGGATATCCAGAGATCTACTACGGTTACAAGCCCTGGGCGGGGCACAACAGCGGTGTTGAATTTCTTCCTGTGAAGGTGAAAGATCTTCCGGATTTCTACGTGACTCTTGATTACTCGATCTGGTACGAAAACAACCTGCCTATCAACCTTGCCATGGAGACGTGGATCACGAGAAGTCCCGACCAGACCTCTGTTTCTTCGGGTGACGCGGAGATCATGGTTTGGTTCTACAACAACGTTCTGATGCCCGGCGGTCAGAAAGTGGACGAGTTCACTACAACAGTCGAGATAAACGGCGTGAAGCAGGAAACAAAGTGGGATGTTTACTTTGCACCGTGGGGATGGGATTACCTTGCTTTCAGACTGACAACACCGATGAAAGAAGGAAAGGTGAAAATCAACGTGAAGGACTTCGTTCAGAAAGCCGCGGAAGTTGTCAAGAAGCACTCAACGAGAATAGACAATTTCGAAGAGCTGTATTTCTGCGTCTGGGAGATCGGAACGGAGTTTGGAGATCCGAACACAACAGCGGCGAAATTCGGCTGGACTTTCAGGGACTTCTCTGTCGAAGTTGTAAAATAA
- a CDS encoding electron transfer flavoprotein subunit alpha/FixB family protein, translated as MSEKKIIFVLIEHHGGKAHPVSWELIGKARDLASKLENSEVWGVLLGEGLESVAKEAIQRGADKVLYVKNREFNTYVNYLYKKALVDMVRKYRPEIFLIGATLEGRELAGMVATELETGLTADCTGLDIIPDKKLLAMTRPTFGGNLMATIMCPDHRPQMATVRPGVMKELPPDPERTGEIIEEEYDLGTFDKLIEILETIPLQTQVNLEYAPVVVAGGKGVGGPEGFKKLKELADLLGGEVGASRAAVKAGWISPEHQVGQTGKTVRPVLYFACGISGAIQHVVGIKESEIIVAINIDEKAPIFDIADIGIVGDLHKVVPALTAKLRELLNKSGVKK; from the coding sequence ATGAGTGAGAAAAAGATAATTTTCGTTCTCATAGAACATCACGGTGGAAAAGCTCATCCTGTTTCCTGGGAACTCATTGGAAAGGCAAGAGATCTCGCCTCGAAACTGGAAAATTCAGAAGTATGGGGTGTTTTGCTGGGAGAAGGTCTGGAGAGTGTGGCAAAAGAAGCAATTCAACGCGGAGCGGACAAAGTTCTTTATGTTAAGAACAGGGAATTCAACACGTATGTGAACTATCTCTACAAGAAAGCCCTCGTGGATATGGTGAGAAAGTACAGACCGGAGATATTCTTAATAGGTGCAACTCTCGAGGGAAGAGAGCTCGCTGGAATGGTGGCAACAGAACTTGAAACAGGTCTGACTGCCGATTGCACAGGACTGGATATAATACCGGACAAAAAGCTTCTTGCCATGACGAGGCCCACATTTGGTGGAAACCTCATGGCAACCATCATGTGTCCGGATCACAGACCGCAGATGGCAACGGTGAGACCGGGTGTTATGAAAGAGCTTCCGCCGGATCCAGAGAGAACGGGAGAGATCATAGAAGAGGAGTACGATTTAGGAACTTTTGACAAACTGATCGAGATTCTGGAAACCATACCGCTTCAGACCCAGGTGAACCTCGAGTACGCTCCGGTTGTGGTAGCAGGTGGAAAAGGAGTTGGGGGACCGGAAGGTTTCAAGAAATTGAAGGAACTCGCGGATCTCCTTGGAGGAGAAGTGGGAGCTTCAAGGGCGGCTGTGAAAGCTGGATGGATTTCTCCAGAGCATCAGGTTGGCCAGACCGGAAAAACTGTGAGGCCCGTTCTATACTTCGCGTGTGGCATTTCCGGTGCGATCCAGCACGTGGTTGGAATAAAAGAGTCAGAAATAATAGTGGCCATAAACATAGATGAGAAAGCACCAATATTCGATATAGCCGATATAGGGATCGTTGGTGACCTGCACAAAGTAGTTCCCGCTCTCACTGCAAAACTCAGAGAGCTTCTGAACAAAAGCGGGGTGAAAAAATGA
- the menA gene encoding 1,4-dihydroxy-2-naphthoate octaprenyltransferase — protein sequence MKYFVAVRPFSFVASAFPVTVGAMLAEEFSLIRYILSLIASIFLHAGVNTTNDYFDYKKGVDTKDSLGSSGLLVSGKITPREELLLSVFCYAVSVVLGLVLIKISGPALLWLGLTGLVLGYAYTGHPFYLKYKSLGMFLVFILMGPLMVLGAYYVQTGRFSLEALLVSIPVGIATDLILLANEIRDSEFDRRSGIKTLPILIGDRAASFLYAVLTGLIYVFIVILVSTGVFRVISLVSLVSLPLYIRVIKQLFQKSAGRKNAREIADVDKMSALAEMILFVSMILGLLR from the coding sequence GTGAAGTATTTCGTAGCTGTGAGACCGTTTTCCTTCGTTGCAAGTGCTTTTCCTGTTACTGTGGGAGCCATGCTGGCTGAGGAATTTTCCTTGATCAGATACATTCTATCACTGATTGCTTCCATTTTCCTACATGCAGGTGTCAACACAACGAACGATTATTTCGATTACAAAAAAGGTGTAGATACTAAAGATTCTCTTGGTTCGAGTGGACTTCTTGTTTCCGGGAAAATAACACCACGCGAAGAGCTCCTTTTGAGTGTTTTCTGTTACGCGGTGAGTGTGGTTCTGGGGCTTGTTCTCATAAAGATCTCTGGACCTGCTCTGCTGTGGCTGGGACTTACTGGTCTGGTTCTCGGGTACGCTTACACTGGGCATCCGTTCTATCTGAAATACAAATCCCTTGGTATGTTTCTCGTGTTTATTCTCATGGGACCCCTGATGGTGCTGGGAGCCTATTATGTTCAGACGGGAAGGTTCTCACTGGAAGCACTTCTGGTCTCTATTCCCGTGGGGATCGCTACAGATCTCATTCTCCTTGCCAATGAAATTAGAGACTCCGAGTTTGACAGAAGAAGTGGTATCAAAACCCTTCCTATTTTGATCGGAGACAGAGCAGCGTCTTTTCTCTACGCGGTCCTCACTGGTTTGATCTACGTCTTTATCGTGATCCTCGTATCGACGGGTGTTTTTAGAGTAATCTCTCTTGTCAGCTTAGTTTCTCTTCCGCTGTACATACGGGTGATAAAGCAGTTGTTTCAAAAATCAGCGGGAAGGAAAAATGCACGAGAGATCGCTGACGTTGATAAAATGAGTGCGCTGGCGGAAATGATACTCTTTGTTTCTATGATTTTGGGACTTTTGAGGTGA
- a CDS encoding Rrf2 family transcriptional regulator, translating to MFGKCQKHVRYALRLLVRLSLENRPMSSSELAEKELITRNFALKVLHYLKRSGLVNSIKGKNGGFVLAKSPDEISFLDVISVFEKDLVIVDCNSRCKNYRACRVKYFWNWLSDYLKDLFSNITIKDIASGTFTFHLEKLS from the coding sequence ATGTTTGGAAAGTGTCAAAAACACGTGAGATACGCTCTTAGACTTCTCGTGAGATTGTCGCTGGAGAACAGACCTATGTCTTCTTCGGAACTCGCTGAGAAAGAACTCATCACCAGAAATTTCGCCTTGAAAGTCCTTCATTACCTCAAAAGATCGGGCCTTGTGAATTCGATCAAAGGAAAAAACGGTGGTTTTGTTCTTGCAAAGTCGCCAGACGAAATATCGTTTCTGGATGTTATCAGCGTCTTTGAAAAAGACCTTGTTATTGTGGACTGCAACAGCCGGTGCAAGAATTACAGGGCCTGCAGGGTAAAATACTTCTGGAACTGGCTTTCCGATTATTTGAAAGATCTGTTTTCTAACATCACCATCAAAGATATCGCCTCAGGTACTTTCACGTTTCATCTCGAGAAGCTTTCTTAG
- a CDS encoding 50S ribosomal protein L31: MYVKIDRKKLPCVETEGTVLCTTCGNSYQIEPRQKLHSIIVTTCPHCGHQNINVVTNSVKFIEEVLSKIDRLRKDLMELKKSLEIELQQNGFVDNYPEVFKADDEKQAEPKLL; encoded by the coding sequence ATGTATGTGAAGATCGACAGAAAGAAGCTTCCCTGTGTGGAGACTGAAGGAACGGTTCTGTGTACCACCTGTGGAAACAGTTACCAGATAGAACCCCGGCAAAAATTGCACTCCATCATAGTTACAACGTGTCCGCACTGTGGCCATCAGAACATAAACGTCGTGACAAACAGCGTAAAGTTCATAGAAGAGGTCTTATCCAAGATAGACAGGCTGAGGAAGGATCTGATGGAGCTGAAGAAGTCCCTTGAAATTGAGTTGCAGCAGAATGGCTTTGTCGACAACTATCCGGAGGTGTTCAAAGCAGATGACGAAAAACAAGCTGAACCAAAACTCCTATGA
- a CDS encoding aspartate-semialdehyde dehydrogenase — MKVGVVGATGEVGRTMVKVLEEFNVPVTELRLFASERSVGKEIEFKGEKFKVELLTEESMKWKCDYFLFSAGASVSRKFAPIAAENGVTVIDNSSAFRMEKEIPLVVPEVNAYLLKGYTGIIANPNCSTIQMILSIYKLHEVYGIEEIFVSTYQSVSGAGHKGIEELLAQERGENVMKVFPKPIHRNVIPLIGDIQENLFSQEEMKMVNETRKILNDYSIRVYPTTVRVPVLYGHSEAIMVRLKKPYESLEKVREVIASGEDVVVTDDLITPVDVAGKNETYVCRLRATDERSILFWNVADNIRVGAATNAVRILLKHAEMNGKV; from the coding sequence GTGAAAGTAGGAGTTGTTGGTGCCACGGGAGAAGTTGGAAGAACGATGGTAAAAGTACTCGAAGAATTCAACGTTCCCGTCACGGAGCTCAGGCTCTTCGCTTCGGAAAGATCTGTGGGTAAAGAAATTGAATTCAAAGGTGAGAAATTCAAGGTCGAGCTTCTCACGGAAGAATCGATGAAATGGAAGTGTGACTACTTCCTGTTTTCCGCGGGTGCCAGTGTTTCCAGAAAGTTCGCTCCTATCGCAGCCGAAAACGGAGTGACCGTGATAGATAACTCTTCTGCTTTCAGAATGGAGAAGGAAATACCCCTTGTGGTTCCGGAGGTGAACGCTTACCTTCTCAAGGGATACACAGGAATAATAGCAAATCCGAACTGTTCAACGATTCAGATGATCCTTTCCATCTACAAACTTCACGAAGTTTACGGAATAGAAGAGATCTTTGTGTCGACGTATCAGTCCGTCTCCGGCGCTGGTCATAAGGGGATAGAAGAACTCCTTGCTCAAGAAAGAGGAGAAAACGTGATGAAAGTCTTCCCAAAACCCATTCACAGAAACGTCATTCCTCTCATAGGTGATATCCAGGAAAATCTTTTCTCTCAGGAAGAGATGAAGATGGTGAATGAAACAAGAAAAATTCTGAACGACTACTCGATAAGGGTGTATCCAACAACGGTGAGGGTGCCCGTTCTGTACGGACACTCTGAAGCGATCATGGTGAGGCTCAAGAAACCCTACGAGTCTCTCGAAAAGGTGAGAGAAGTCATAGCTTCTGGAGAAGACGTGGTGGTGACGGACGATCTCATAACACCGGTGGATGTCGCAGGAAAGAACGAAACTTATGTTTGCCGACTCAGAGCGACCGATGAAAGATCCATTCTTTTCTGGAACGTGGCGGACAACATCCGTGTAGGGGCTGCGACCAACGCCGTCAGAATTCTCCTGAAGCACGCTGAGATGAACGGAAAGGTGTGA
- a CDS encoding ferredoxin family protein — MRIEDKLYLNRYRTDEENPHLKIKDESICAEKCSDRPCVSCCPADVYEWTESGMEVKFEGCLECGTCRIVCPFGNIEWNYPRGNYGVLYKFG, encoded by the coding sequence GTGAGGATCGAAGATAAACTCTATTTGAACAGATACAGAACGGATGAGGAAAATCCGCATCTCAAAATAAAAGATGAAAGCATCTGTGCGGAAAAATGTTCCGATCGACCATGTGTGAGCTGTTGTCCTGCGGATGTGTACGAGTGGACGGAGAGTGGAATGGAGGTGAAATTCGAGGGGTGTCTCGAGTGTGGCACCTGTAGGATTGTTTGTCCCTTTGGAAACATAGAATGGAATTATCCAAGGGGAAATTACGGTGTGCTCTACAAATTCGGGTGA